DNA sequence from the Tenacibaculum mesophilum genome:
TACCTTTAGGTGTATACTAATCTAACCTAATAAAGTACCATGAAGAAAGTTCTAATAGCCTTGTTATTTTTATCACAATTCGTATTCTCTCAAGAAGAACGAAAAACACTTTTTGGAATTGTTTATGATGAAAATGGTGTGCTAGAAAATGCTCATATTGTTAACTTTTCAACAAACCAAGCCACGTTTTCTAACGAGAATGGAGAATACAGACTTTTTGCTAGACCTACAGATTCTATTAGATATAGTAGTATAGGTTATAAAACCATTTATGAAAAACTAACCAAAGCCGACTTTAATACCTACAGAAAAAGAACTACTCTTGAAAAACAAGATTATGAACTAGATGAAGTTTTACTAAGAAACAACGAATTATCAGGTGAACTTGCCAAAGACCTTAGAAAGGTAAAGCGTGATAAAAACTTAGAAATAGCAAGTAAAGCTACCGACTTTTCAAATGTTAATTACAGTAATTACCATTCAGACGATTATATAAGTAAACACGTAAAACCTAATGTAGTAAATGTTGACCCTACAAAAGCTTTTGAAGGAATGGGTACTACCAACACGTTTCCTGTAAAAAACTCAGAAAAACTAATAAAACTTCGTAAAGAATTAGCTTTTAAAGAAAATATGCCTGCTAAATTACTTAATGAATTAGGAGAAGACTTCTTTTTTGTTGAACTTAAAATTCCGGTTGATAAATATTATCACTTTTTAGAATATTGTAATCCGTTAGGAATAGAAAAACTATATCAAAACCGTGAAGTGTTAAAAGTTATTAAAATATTTAGAAAAGAACATACAGGATACCTCAAACTTATTGGAAAAGATTAATTTGGCGCAATAATTGACCTTTATTAACCATGAAAAAACTTTTTGTTCTCTTATTAGTCCTTCCCTTACTATCATTCACTCTGCATAAATACTATGTTGCGTTAACTGAAATTGAATACAGAGAAGATACTCAAAGCGTACAAATGATTATGAATGTTTTTATGGATGATATTGAGCTCGCCATAAATAAAGATTACAATACCAACCTACAAATTGCCACTAAAAACGAATTAACATCTATTAATGAATACTATTACAAATACTTAAAAACTCATTTTAAAGTTATTATTAACAATGAAGAAAAAAACTACAAGTTTATAGGTAAGGAATACGATGGTAATATTGTTTACTTTTATTTAGAGATAGAAAATGTTTCATTGCCAAAATCAATAAAAATAGAAAACAATGTTTTAGTTGAGCATTTCCCTGATCAACAAAACCTTATTAAAGCAACTGTTAAAAAGGAGCGCAAAAGTTTGTTTTTATCAAGCAATAATGATAAAGGTTTGTTAAATTTTTAATAAAGCTTCTTTTTTAGTAATAAGATTTCATTAACTTTCCGCTTATTTATTCAAAAACTAACAAGCATATAATGAGAAAATATTCTACGCTATTATTTTCAGCGCTCTTTGTATCAGCTTCTTTATTTGCCCAAGAAGCACCTAAAAAAGAACGTCAACAAGGTCATACCGACCAAAACAAATTTCGACAATTAAAAGATGTATTAGCTACTCCTAACGATCAACGTACAGCATCAGGAGCCCCTGGTCATGCATACACACAACAAAAAGTTGATTATGTAATGAACTTACGCTTAGATGAAGCTACAGATAGATTGTACGGAGATGAAGATATTACTTACCACAACAACTCTAAAGATCATTTAGAGTATTTATGGTTACAGTTAGATCAAAATATGCGAGCTCCAGATTCTAAATCTCCCTTGGCAGAATCTAATGCAGCAAGAAGTTTTCAAACTCCTGATAAATTTGTGAGTGACAATATGGATAAACCAAAAGCATTTGGTTTTAATATTGAAGCCGTAAAATATGCTGATGGTAGAGATTTATCTCATACTATTAATCGCACAATGATGCGTATTAACTTGCCTAAGCCATTGGCTCCTGGTGAGATCTTTAAATTCAAAATTAAGTGGAACTACTTAATTAACAACTCTGTTGAAGACGGTGGTCGTTCTGGTTTTGAATCTTTTCCTGACGGAAATAAAAACTATACTATCGCTCAATTTTTTCCAAGATTATGTGTGTACAACAATGTTGAAGGATGGCAAAACATGCAGTTTTGGGGACGTAGTGAATGGGCTTTAGAATTTGGTGATTACGATGTAAAAATTACTGTTCCTGCCGATCATATTTTAGAGGCTACTGGTGAACTACAAAACGAAAAAGAGGTATTAAGTAGAGAACAACGTAAACGTCTTGAAAAAGCTAGAAAATCTTTTAAAGACCCAGTGTTTATTGTTACTCAAAAAGAAGCTGAAGAAAACGAAAAGCAAGGAACTACTAAAACTAAAACTTGGCACTTTAAGGCAAATAAAGTACGTGATTTTGCTTTTGCTTCATCAAGAAAATATATTTGGGATGCTATGGCTGTAGATATTAATGGTAAAACCGTTATGGCATTATCTTTATACCCAAAAGAAGGAAACCCGCTATGGGAAGAGCACTCTACTCGTGTTGTTGCTAATACATTAGAAGAGTATTCTAAAATGACTTTTGATTATCCATATTCTAAAGCAGTATCAGTACACGCTAAGCGTCAAGGAATGGAGTATCCTATGATTTGTTTTAACTACGGACGCCCAAATCCTGATGGAACCTATTCTGATAGAGTTAAAAACGGAATGATTGGAGTAATTACTCATGAAGTTGGTCATAACTTCTTCCCTATGATTGTAAACTCTGACGAGCGTCAGTGGACTTGGATGGATGAAGGCTTAAATTCATTTGTTGAAATTTTAGCTGAGTTAGACTACGACCCAAACTTTAACACTGGTAACTTACCTAAAGATATTGTTCGTTACATGAGTTTAGATCAAGATAGGTTAAGCCCTATCATGTCTCAAGGTGATTATGTACATAATTTCGGGCCTAATGCTTATACAAAACCAGCTGCTGGTTTATACATGTTGCGTCAAACAATTATGGGACCTGAGTTATTTGACTATGCTTTTAGAACATACTCTAAAAGATGGATGTTTAAGCACCCTACCCCTGCCGATTTCTTTAGAACAATGGAAGATGCTTCTGGTATGGACTTAGACTGGTTTTGGAGAGGTTGGTTCTACACCACTGATTATACTGATATTGGAATTAAAGAGGTTAAGCCTTTATATTTAACCAATAAGCCAAATGAAGAAAGTAAGAAGTTACAACAGCAATATCCTTCTTATTTTGCGCAATTAGGTAAGTTAGTTTACTTAACTACTAAAAAAGAAGATGCTGATAAATCTGAAATAGAAGCATATATTAATAGCTTACCTTCAGACAAGAAAGCTAATTTAAAAAGTATACCTAATTATATTTATCAAGTTGAGTTTGAAAAACCAGGTGGTTTAGTAATGCCTATTATTGTGGAATTAACGTATGCAGATGGTTCTAAAAAACGCCAAACTTTCCCTGCTCAAATTTGGAAAAAAAATGAGCATAAAGTAAAAAGAGTATTT
Encoded proteins:
- a CDS encoding M1 family metallopeptidase, whose translation is MRKYSTLLFSALFVSASLFAQEAPKKERQQGHTDQNKFRQLKDVLATPNDQRTASGAPGHAYTQQKVDYVMNLRLDEATDRLYGDEDITYHNNSKDHLEYLWLQLDQNMRAPDSKSPLAESNAARSFQTPDKFVSDNMDKPKAFGFNIEAVKYADGRDLSHTINRTMMRINLPKPLAPGEIFKFKIKWNYLINNSVEDGGRSGFESFPDGNKNYTIAQFFPRLCVYNNVEGWQNMQFWGRSEWALEFGDYDVKITVPADHILEATGELQNEKEVLSREQRKRLEKARKSFKDPVFIVTQKEAEENEKQGTTKTKTWHFKANKVRDFAFASSRKYIWDAMAVDINGKTVMALSLYPKEGNPLWEEHSTRVVANTLEEYSKMTFDYPYSKAVSVHAKRQGMEYPMICFNYGRPNPDGTYSDRVKNGMIGVITHEVGHNFFPMIVNSDERQWTWMDEGLNSFVEILAELDYDPNFNTGNLPKDIVRYMSLDQDRLSPIMSQGDYVHNFGPNAYTKPAAGLYMLRQTIMGPELFDYAFRTYSKRWMFKHPTPADFFRTMEDASGMDLDWFWRGWFYTTDYTDIGIKEVKPLYLTNKPNEESKKLQQQYPSYFAQLGKLVYLTTKKEDADKSEIEAYINSLPSDKKANLKSIPNYIYQVEFEKPGGLVMPIIVELTYADGSKKRQTFPAQIWKKNEHKVKRVFTSTQEIKSIVVDPDLETADIDTSNNSWPKQTTNKFDAFKKKAKN
- a CDS encoding DUF6702 family protein; translation: MKKLFVLLLVLPLLSFTLHKYYVALTEIEYREDTQSVQMIMNVFMDDIELAINKDYNTNLQIATKNELTSINEYYYKYLKTHFKVIINNEEKNYKFIGKEYDGNIVYFYLEIENVSLPKSIKIENNVLVEHFPDQQNLIKATVKKERKSLFLSSNNDKGLLNF
- a CDS encoding carboxypeptidase-like regulatory domain-containing protein; the protein is MKKVLIALLFLSQFVFSQEERKTLFGIVYDENGVLENAHIVNFSTNQATFSNENGEYRLFARPTDSIRYSSIGYKTIYEKLTKADFNTYRKRTTLEKQDYELDEVLLRNNELSGELAKDLRKVKRDKNLEIASKATDFSNVNYSNYHSDDYISKHVKPNVVNVDPTKAFEGMGTTNTFPVKNSEKLIKLRKELAFKENMPAKLLNELGEDFFFVELKIPVDKYYHFLEYCNPLGIEKLYQNREVLKVIKIFRKEHTGYLKLIGKD